The genomic DNA TGTAATCCAAAAAAATACAGATTGGATGAAATTATTCTCTAATAATAATAGAACATTCCCGCTTTTTGCCTTTTTACCTGCTAAAAatcatttaaagaaaacaaactttacatatataataatgaaaaaacaCATAATATGTCGTATATTATATGATCCGTACGACAGAAAGAGTTGTATAATTCAATAAATGATAAGACCATTAGATCTCTACCACTTCCATTTAGACTCCAAACCTGAGttttaattaaatcttattGTACATATTGGAAATATTAACATTGAGCACTTAACACTTCACATACAATTTCTAATAATATTCTTCATTCTCTCGATTACGAGATTCCTCGTTATACAGCTCGTGCCTGTTATTTCACTATAATCTTTGTTctcaacatatataaagattccattttaactaaaaaagaatatttatatattatcaaacacttcttggcttttttttttttttttttttttttNCCTTTAATTTCCATTCAAGTCCAAGGGTTGGAATCATGCAAGTAGTGCCTCCTAACACCTACAGAAAAGACAGACATTACACACCTTACAAAGCATTACTAATGAAAAACTCCAAACCATGTAACCAAGAGAGGGACAATCCGTTGCTTGGTTACTCCAAACCAAGTAACTCCAAACCTCTTGGCTTTTCCAATTTCAATTACTCTAGGTTCATCAATTATGAAGTTTGTTgattctaaaacaaaaagaagagagaagaaacaaaaccaagcaTGAACTATGGCcctagatatttttttttccttttcttttggcCCTCTTCGTTTCTCTTATAAAATCAGTAAgttaacaaaaactaaagaagaaaagcaagaaatgagcttttataaatctttttcgaaataaaaagaaaaagagctttgatttatatattaaaatttacaacaacAACCGAAAAAAGTGCATTTGGGTCCAAATCTAACGAAAGGGAAAACTAGTTTATTATGGTGTCTAAGGCTAGCCTGGTTTCTCCACTCATGTCTTTTTGGCATTTTCCCTCCACTTTTAGTTTGTTCTACTTGCGTATATGTATGTGCTCCATGTTAGGCATATTCAAAAccctttttattataaatttgatatgtCACCTTTTAGTTTCGtgtaataattatattgatataGCTAGCATTTTAGAAATATCTTAACAATTCACCGTACCAGAAGGGAAACTACGGTCTATAGTAGTAATACAAATCGAAGAATTTCTAATTAAGCACCAAATTCAACTctacttcatatatatatatatatgtatgatttcTATGATAAGAAATTTTTGACTGAAGCCCATACTAATTTCTATGGAAGAATTGGATATTCTTGCCATTTAAATTATCTATAATGATCAACGACTATTGAAAATATCGTAATGTCATATTGTCATCATAACACTAAACCGCAAAAATACAAACTAATATTTCACATCGTCATATTTCACATCATTCTATAGAAAACTCGAGATTATGGATTGATGTGAAATTATAGAAAACTCGAGTTTGCATTTCCATAACAAACTCCTACTCTctcaaaagtttaaaattctAGTACATTTTTGCTATGTTTGGCCAACCAAAGCCTACACAACCAACTCGAccccttattttttttttaatagatctACAACCAACTCGATCCCTTATCTAAATTGACTCACGAATACATATGACTACtagaatctttgatttttttttttttttgaaagtttatgATATATCATGCATCAACGGTCTGCTGGGGtaaaaaataattcacaaaCTTGCCGACACATCCAGTGGCAAGAACGAACAGTTTCAGTTCTCcataaattatgtttatgttgttgtaCATATGCATGGTCATATAATGGTAACATTTTCATCCGGAATTTCGTGTGTACCAAGCACCTAACCTAAAAAGATGGATGTAAATCACCTACCAAAGTAGATAGTAAATTCAAAGTTACATACATAGTGAAAATTAAATCTTATTCGTTTGAGAACTACATTATATATATCGTTCTTTAATTTTAGTTTCATgagttgtttcttttctctataATTCCTAAGAAGGATAGAGAGAGGAAATATGGAAGTGTGACATCCCATTGTCTGAACTTTTGGTCGGTCATTCCATTGGCAAACTTAGCTGTTCTTGTTCCTTGCCTTTTTATTCATTCAATCATCAAGGCTTTTGTAACATTATATTCCCTTTTAGACTAATAATTTACATCCCGAATACTCTACATGGTTCATATTTGAGGAAACTTCGGTCAAGGAGCTTATAATAAACCTTCATAACATCCTCACTTACAAAATCTATGCAACGTAAATAATTCATGGGCTAACAATCTTTTGTGGCGGCTGTATACTTATTTTCTCGTTTACCATgtcatataaataatttaaataaataaaatgatatcaaacaaaaaaatctcataataatataatatgaatGAAAAAAGATTCTCACATGTAgcagtaaaatataaaatgtgaAAATAGACCAGATTAACACAAATTTGGGAAAATATTGATCGATTGACACCCTCCCTTAGGGGAAAATTAGAATGACACaatattgtgtttaaattaccaaaaccccaatcaaaaataaaatagaaaataaaaattaagtaataaaataagaataaaatctCTTCAATTTAAACTTTAGAACCcaacaattggtttttttttaaacaactaaaCCTTTGTTTAAATCCACAttggagagaaggaagaaggcATGATTAAATCCACAttggagagaaggaagaagcaatctatggaaaaataagatgaatccaaaaaaaaaaaattggagtcGATTTTGGGGGAGGCACGAAATAAACACGAAACAATAAGGTAAACCCTAGATTCTCGTCATATATGTCAACTACTTAAAAAGTCTGTCGCTTAACCGTAAAGAAAATCTGTCGCAAAACACACTAATAAATCTGTCATTACcctgaaaaaaaattgttatcaagcaataatataagaaaaaatgtcattaacCTCCAAAATAATTAATCTGTCATTACAGATAACAAATCTGCTGTCactatattaacaaaaaaaatctgttattattgtattcatatataataaatctgttattaaGCAGCAGATTTtatagtagaaaaaaaaacaaaactgtcatAACAGAAGAAAATCTGCCACAACGTATAGTGTGAATGTAGGTcaatatagcaattttaaaaagactttagaaaatttgttatcaaacaacagatttgTTCTTCGATCCAAAAAtcagtcataactaaaaaaaatctgttaccAATAGATGTCaaactagtaattattttttcgtttataaatctgtcacaatgtgacagatttttgaaggaaaaaaaaactgttacaacaaacaaaaaaaatctgccacaaaattcctaaaaatttgtctaaaataataaaaatctgtcatactttataaataagtctgtcgcGTTAAAAAAATCTgctgttcaaaaaaaatatgtcgtTACATACTTCAAATAAATCTGCCGTAAAAAACAAATCTACCGTCAAACTTTTCAAATTAATCTGCCATCCAAAATAAgtctgccaaaaaaaatttgccaTGGACAAAATAATCTGCCACTTACAAAATAATCTGTCATTACTTGTTTGGCAgacttttattataaaaaaaaaaaaaaaaatgaaattgcaGGAATTTTTAACCAAGGATAATATTGACTTTTtcctaacaaaacaaaaaaaaaagtattttaggTATAAAAATAACCCAActaatctagcaattaactgTTCAATTTGCGTCAAACTagaattttcacaaaaaaaaaaaaatcctaaatatttaTGAAACTTTCCTAAATCAGTAAAATTTAGGGAAGGTGACTAAAAGTAAGTTACGTGGACGTtgatatagagagagatagaactGAGATGTGTGTCGCCTTTTCCTTATTGCGATTCAAATGTTTAATGAAAAccttaaaatccaaaatatgtGAGAGTTCTCTTTTTTGAAGCCCATTTAGTGAATAACGATGGGTTATAATGTTGGTTGACGAATAGAAGAAATCGAATCACAAAATAccacaaatattataaaattgcCATCCACAATTGAACACTAGGTAGGCATGTCTTTGTCTAAAGCTTGAGTAAATGACACTAATTCTAAGAGGATGCATTGAGAAATTGTGCATTTCGAAAGAAGGACGGCGGCCCTTGATTTCagatctttttaattttaaaaagagtttAACTATTGTATGCTAGTCGAATAGTTATGGGCCTTATGGCATGTAAATCGTAATACAAACTCTTTGTTTGCCTATGTATTGAAGGAAAATATCTTACTAGAATTCAGTAAAAAGCCTAGCATCTATAAGTCCAAGATTATGGTTGACAAGGATCTTCAAAGAAAAACTAGCTCGGGaatatatcatatacatataactTTGAATTTCGTAATTCGTATCGTACCTATCATGTGTGAAATGaatgagtttgatttttttttttttttttttttaacaaaattaagaagaattGGCAGGAATAATCAAGAAATAGATCAAAATTAACTAAGTAACTATTCTAactatatatctaatatattatcggtataatatacaatatatactaATTTGTCTTTACTATATGCATCTCTACTACCACAAACCATCTCCTTTCTGTTATTTAACAACCACTTCCTACTATCATCACACCACTTCCGGCCACCGTACCATCGTTGGCGACCACCGTCGGAGTACTACCGCCGGAGTACCATCGTCAGCGACCAACTCAGACAACCACCTCTGTCGGCCACTTCCAGTAACAATCTCCGCCAGAGACCACCATCAGAGTACTACCACCGATGACTACCTCTGCCGGCCACCTCCGCCAGTCAGCTCCGATGATTATCTCCGACAGCCAGTTCCGGCGATCACCTCTCCCGGCCATTTCCGCCGGCAACCTCCACCAGCTACTATTACTACCATCAACCACCACACAATCAACACTAATATGATAATTTTCTCTACCCCTAATcctaattttctaattttttcaaatagttAGCTATTTActacattagttttttttgttttggtcagtGAGCAAATTCACCCCAAAATTAAcctttctttttaagttttaacgcTTGAAGCATATGTTTGGTAAACCTTgcacaaatataaatatgtcaATATCGACCCGACCCAAAATCTGCAATTCTCGTATTTTCCAACGAAGACCAAACTTGTCTAATTAGGATTACGTGGAAGGGATCGATCGAATCTTGGACATGTTTTACATGGAAGGGCCGGCTTGCTTACAACGATCCATCTACGCTCTTAATATGTTTTACATGATCAAGACATGAAACAAAGAACGTGAATttaaaagaattattttaatttataaaaatagaattacATCATATCGTCACTATGTTCATCTCAGCCCCCAACCAAATTATACACGTCAAAAGAAtaacaatagtaaaaaaaaaaagaacaaaaatatatgaacgaGAAGACGTGATTACAATAAAACAGTGATAGAAAGCAGAGGATCGAAATCCACCAAACTCATCAAAAGGTCTCTAAGCCAAAACGACAGCGTACAAAGCTCCGGCAACAGCTGTTCCCACAAGGAAAGCTTTGTTAGCCCACGCGACACTTGGCGCATCAGCGGCACCGTCTGGTCCTGGAGCTGGGGACGAACTCGGAGTTAATCCAGAGGGGCCAGGAGCAGGAGCATCGGTCTGAGGGGGAGAAGCAACTGGAGATGTTGTTGGAGCGGTGGTTGGAGCGACGGTTGGAGCTGGAGTTGGCTCGTTAACTGGAACCGGAGGTGAAGCAACTGGCGAAGGTGTTTCAGCAGTCATCGGAGGAAGAGCCGTGGGTGGAGGAGTAGTAACGGTGGTTGGTGCTGGAGCCGGAGCTTGAGCGAGACATGAAGTGGCCAAGAGACCAAGAAAGATCAATGCTTGCATTGCCTTAGAATTCATCTTTagattctctcttctttgtctGAAACTTGAAACTCTCTGTTTGATGTTTAAACTCTTgttcttgtctttgtttttgttgatggtGTGGAACAATGAGAGGAAGAGACTTCTATATATACCCATGGTTgggttaattaattattgtgatGTGACACTTAATCATGCGTACCACATTCATAAATACAACATGGCTTAGCTTGACATTGGcggtttttaaaaataattgccgtctccttttttttttttaacttgacgTGTTTGAGTTTTTGAAGTTTTCTTGAAGATTCATCTACGTTGAGGAACACCAAACGGATGGACAGAGCTCTGACACGTTAGTTTTCTTAGCGAGCTTTTTTCTTAGATCCGTTTATACTAACACGTGTCTTGTTTAGATAGGTTATTAAGTATCATTTGACTATTAACCGCGTTACGATGCCAGCTTAATTATTAACACGATTTTGACTAAATATGGTTTCACTGACATGACGCGTTACTAGTAGATATTAAATCtgttatcccaaaaaaaaaagtgtaattgTTTTCGTACAAAAGTTTTCAACTGTTAAAACTGAGTATTATAATCGTTTCAGttgaaaaaacttaattttaaataattcgtTATCATATGTTGTCTAGACTGTATTCTGTACGTATAATACAAGTGGATGCTGGCAAAAAGCTGGCAAATATTTTCgtaatttagttaataaattatataaaaaatactgTACATTTTAGTTGCAATATATTCTTAGTGACAGATTAATCTGGTtgtctttaacaaaaaagaagaaaaaaaaaacttagcaaTGAAACAGTCAAGCAACGCGCATTTGCATTATATTCTACAGCTATCTAATCATTATCACGGTGTGAATATAATTCCTTGATTATCATTTTCAATAAGAGTCATACCTACCAATTATTTATATcctttgttaattaaaaaattgttagacTTTTGCTTTGAGCCTTTGACCTCTATATGCGATTATGCATTGTACATCTTCATCTATATAAGAGAATTATAATTTGGAACCATTCTTTTTCCTgccagcttttttttttttttttctttcctgccAGCTTTGacctatataatatttttttaattgccaaaaggaaattttaaataacttgaTTTGTAGAAGCAGTTTGGACGAGGCCCTTGGTACTTTGGTAGGCCTCTCTTTGTAGCATTTCGTGGATGTGGTCTAAGTGTCTaaccttaactttttttttagtgttatcTTATCAAAGCCCAAAGTAGGTTTGTATTATTTTCACTTGCATGCAAATTGTTCAAATAGTATGTACAAAgtgaaatattaaaaacttatgGAGCAAAGTCGTAGATACTAAACATTATGGAAAAAATCTGTAAATACTGAAAGTTATGGGGTTATATCCTAAATATCAAACGTCAAG from Camelina sativa cultivar DH55 chromosome 7, Cs, whole genome shotgun sequence includes the following:
- the LOC104702783 gene encoding classical arabinogalactan protein 2; protein product: MGIYRSLFLSLFHTINKNKDKNKSLNIKQRVSSFRQRRENLKMNSKAMQALIFLGLLATSCLAQAPAPAPTTVTTPPPTALPPMTAETPSPVASPPVPVNEPTPAPTVAPTTAPTTSPVASPPQTDAPAPGPSGLTPSSSPAPGPDGAADAPSVAWANKAFLVGTAVAGALYAVVLA